A segment of the Solanum lycopersicum chromosome 9, SLM_r2.1 genome:
gaatttttattatttgtagttgaggacaaattattattacttatggTGGGGTAAGGCCTACCTTGTTTGcgactattatttttatttttgttttgtgatAATATTTCGGTTTTTCAGCTTTACATTATCTTTTATATGCTTTTGGATGTTTCAGCTTATGGtatgattttaattataattgaaaaataatttttactcttccgatctttttaaaaaaaaattcaaaaagttttGCCACCTCTTGTAAGCAGTTGAAATTGGTTGTTCTTAGGCAAATTTAAGTCTTTGTTTCAATCAATACCAATGACTTAGATAGTGCTCGGAATCGAATTAACATGAATTTATGGCTACAATGAGGCCAAAAGAAGTTGGATAAATAATATGTGAAATCTTTACATCTGGGTATGTTTATCAAATTGTCAAATCAATTTTCATGTAATAACAAATGTGCACAAGCAAAAGTGGATTCTTTTTTGAGTTTAGTGTTGAATGTCTTGTGTAATAAGCTCACCTTGAACCATGTTTTACAACACCTAAAATTTTCCCCATTGGTCTAGTTGACCAAGTAAGACTTTCTTATGATTTTATCTTAGACATCTTTATAGAGCGTGAGTTAATTTGACATATACCTCTTTTGTAGCCTACCTTGAGAGAGTGTGAACCTCTCTTGAACACCCCTTGAGCGTTACCTTTATTAGGAAGAAACTTGAAGAAACATAACCTCTCTTAACCCTTTACTCATAACTCTCGAGTTGTACTAAGTGGAAAAGCCGACCTAGCCCAAAAGCCCAAGTTGGGGTGTGGTGAAAAGAGAAGGCAAGTAAAGAAAGTGCAAAAAGGATCCCGTCTACACATTGTGTTAAGAAAAATTGAACCCttccatataaaaaaaagaggagagaaaagagaaaaagaaaaagaacgaaaaaataaaaaatatgaaataaatttgataattacaaaaataaaaagggagtTTACAACACATCAtcgaaaaaatgaataaatggaTGGCTTGTGAGAATTAATGaacttgataaataaaaataaagaaagtgtTGTGAGTCCCACATTTCATGAAGATCATAGTCATTGAGCCAAAATAACCATACTTTTCCACTCAGGCACAGTACAAGCCTTAAAAGACCTTTATAATCTTGAGAAAGCTGATATAATTGTTTATAGGAAATTAAGGGAAAACCTATGGGTGAGAGCATTCACTGTGTTCATGTTTGTGAAAGTGAGCATTGTATCTGATTCTTGAACCTTAAATGATTATACACCATTAATTTGAGGATGGAATCATCATTTGTGTAAGGGAATTTGAATACTTTTTTTAAGCTTGAACTTACATTTGAGGCAACTATTGCAAACTTGAGAATCTTTAGTAATGGTGCGTCACAACTTAAATATTTGGGTACACAATTCATCCTTGCATAAGTAAATTGATTATTATTGTGTATATTCATGATTGAATCTTGTGTAGCACTGTTTGAGACATCATTTATGAACTgttgaacttgagttttacttgtGGAAAAGCAAAATTTTAAGTTGTGGAAACATTCACCTATAAAATACTCTCCTCTTCTCTTTGACATTTATATTTAGTATTAACTAACACAATGGAACATTGACATAAACTTCCTTTTAATTAAAGTAAACTCTAACTCATGCTAACTAGCAACTATTAATCTACCTTCTATCTTGAAATTCACAAATGATTACTACTCCTTAACCAATACATAAAGGGGGAAACTCATCACGAATGACATACTTGGTGTATGGCTACAATAAAATAATGTGCCTTATGTTTAGCTTCCTTTCATAGATTCATGTACCTATGCACGCATTCTTTTAACTCTAGGTACTTTTTCTACTAAGGCTTATAATATAATGACTTATATTATCTTTTCGGGTAAGAATACTACCCAAGCTGTAAAACACACTTCCACATAAGTGTCTCAACTAAAATAAGGTTAAGAGAAGAGAGTCTGGGGTACATATCTCTTTTTGATTGAATGCACGATTCATATAATCAAAAGTGCATTGGTTTGAATCAGAACACTTAATACCACTCATTGGCTTCTTTCCTAGCCCCTCTGTCGTCTCATCACATTCTCAAGATTTTTTCTTACTCTAACTCATCCATAAGGATGTATCTTTGCTTTTCAACTATCTTGGGTATGAGGGGtagtaaaattaatttgaaaacaCACGAGTTTGAATAAGTTCCTTATGACATAATTCTATAACATGATTTAGAGTATGGAGAAATGGGATCTTTCTTCAATGTCTGCATTCCCTCATTAATTAAAGTGGGGCCCTCGAAACCATAAATAAGATCATAATTGGCACAACTTCATAGACACCCTAGGACattttattcttgttttctaataataaatttGTCATGACCCCAACCAACAAACTCTAGATTTGGCCGGCACTCGAGAAATATTATTTGTCTCCGATCCAACCCTCATCCTGGCAGAATACAAGAGGAAGACTAACTCAAgcataaaaagtttaaaaataaacaaaattcatTGAAATCAATTGCAAAATATTTGGCTCAAAAGACTAACGTAGAATAAATAGCATATTCGACTCTCCATATATAGGCAACTCGAGTCTTTAAAgcatataataaaatgaatgacACAGATTTCTCAAactcttttttctatttatgcAGCCTCTAAATTACAAATATGGAAGTCGAGACAAGAACTATGACATCCTGACAAAACTGAAAGGTAGATGAAATCCCACGGAAGCACGGAGGTTGACCATAGTTACCCGAACTCCACATGATATTAAAGAAACTCCTTTCGATGACCGTAGTTAGTTGTATGTACATCATGGAATGATGAAGGAAAAATGACATTTGTACATAGAATGTTCTAGAATGTACATTAAACATTGAACATAACAAACAAGCTTGATCTTATAAAAAGGAAACTTAATCGCCTAAGTTCTACTCAAATCATCGATACTCCACTCAAtgcaaaaaaacaaaacaacaataaatGTGTCGATTATATCAGGCATTTTAAATAGTAGATAATGACTcaatgtatttaaaaatataataatatattttttgtatgtaaaaaaataaaaaataaactctatTTGGAAGATTCTCGAACCGACAACCATAACTATAAGTTATGTGATTATGCAACATATTAGCCATGCTGCCAGAACtgtcttttacttttatgtGGTATGGAACTCCTCAACTAGGTAAACACACTAAGTTGTGCTTCAAAGCAATAAGGAATCATCTTAAAAGTATGACCTTTTAAACATTTTGGCATACACAGTTTATGGGGATGTGAGTTGTTTGAAATCTCCCCTAAATGAGTaatcaatactactcccaataatatatatactcaatctcataGGTTAAAAGATGTAACTTTTCTTCTGGTTTGAGTTAATTACTTAAGCTAGCTCTGTAAAGAGGTAATTAATCTTGAAATACCTTTTGAACTCACAACTCATTCTAAAATATTAGTTTctcttttaataatttgaatgtggATGCCTCAAGGAACATATAGTTCCCTTATACTCATACTTGAGAACTCTTTCtctaaaacatttcaaaataatattataatatgatcATCGATTACTCGAGAAGTCATACAGGAAAAACATTCATCCTATATCTAGAAGCCATACTGCTTaaacattgatgacatactcAATTATCTTACTAATCATGTTTTAGAAGTCTTTCTCAATAATCAtctttacttcctcaaaactcaACTTAAAACTCAAGTGTTATCTTTAACAGtcttatgaaaaattattattcagtttattagGTTCATGTAGAATTATGGACAGAAACAACTCAAATAAGGGATCTTAATAGCAATACGAAAACTCATTACTCAGAAATCAAGAACCGAATAGCTGAAGGACATTTCTtatctcaaaaatattgaattgataGGGTTCATGTTGAAATATCTACATGAATGAATCATCTCAAGAATCTTAAtgcataacatatatattttcaatatttaggagtagaatttcaaaaatcatcaagaactcaaaagCAACTTACCGAAAGAATACAAAAATCTAAGAATAGAATCCTAGATTACTCTTTTACTGATTTCAAAGTAGACGTAGAGTGTAAGGACAAACTATTCCAACACTATGATAATTTGACATAGCCAAAATAACAaggttcttgaagaatcttgatGTACTTGATTAGAAGCCTTGAAACCCTAGCTTGCAGGTAAACAATCAACAAAACCTTTCTTGAGattcttttattagttttttgaaaataatatgacCAAGAACTATGATTTCAGTTAGTGACTCATAATTTTATGGAGGAAATTGAGTTGGAAAGAGTGGAATTATTGGAGAAAGACGTACCCTTAAGAGAATGTTGAAAAAGATTAAACGACTCTTGAAGTAAGTCTTCTAGCTTGATTTTTCTTTAGGATTTTGTCTTATGATTTTTGAGAGAATAGAATGACGGGTTAagagataaaatattattgttttgggtctttaataagtcaaaaaaatttGTTCTGGGTATTGAGGTAAAAAGACAAAAACGTCCCTGTTTAATGTTTTCTCGTCGGCTAATTCGTCACAACATTGTGTGAGGTTACCAAtatgcataaatttttacttaaaccttagattttttagaaatttcTAGCATTATAAATAATGTCCAAGTATTTTAAACTAGGTAATTTATCCAAGTTTTGCTCATGCATAAGTAATCTGTCTAACCTTTGCAACAAGTTTACTTATATTCGACtgttataagaaaaaaaaagagtaaattttGGTGAGATGTACTATGTTGTTTTAACCCTAAACCACATTGTTTTGATTAGTTTTAGCCTAGAAACGTACCTACAACTTACCTCAGTCAAATCAGTTATCCAAAACTTAGAAAGTTAGAAACATAAGAGGATAAAGAAGTGAAGAACCCTAGCTCAACAATGCAAAAAGTTTCCTTTAGATCCAGCCCCGAAATCAAAAGATCTTTGTGTATTTCAtcacaaggtatgtgagatttcactagtagATTCCTTTTGCTCAATCGGTCCCTAGAATTCTTTCCAATTCCTTATTCATTAATAATaactagacctagggtttctagaatttcAGCAACTCATCATGAATTAGTATTTAAGTGTTCAAAAacaaattatcatgttattacttggTTTCTTGCAAGAATTCAAAACCCTAGTTATGTAGTTCTTTAACTACACATGCTACAACAAATATGTCagttatttcaaatatatatgtatcaatTTTGAATGTGTCATTATCAGTATATAAATGTTGCATGTCATTTTTGAGATATCCAGTATATTACACAATTTAATCACAATATGTTGATCATATAATCTATTATGCGTAGTAAAATATCGAGTTTGACTAGGGTAAGTCACGCGTATAATCCACAAACTATGAGTCAAGCATGTTGTAAGACCAGTTTTGGGTGTTATTTAGTTATCACACATATCATGCCTCTTTACCTATggaagggtatattgggtcctctcgatggggcgtatataTCGGGCTTCCcttttagctcatgtggttttattgtcGATTATTCGTAGCTCCTAGAGTTCAATCAGATTTAATTACATAGACCGCATTTACAATGCACTAAATATTCAGTCTCTACATGTTATATATTCGATCATCGTATTTAGTTAGCTCGATATTCAATTTCTATGTCATGTTAAGATCCCATACTTTATTTATatcttgttcagttatgtaaTTGTTTAGTTTTACTTTGTCCTACGTGCTTAGTACGTTCAAGTACAGACGCATACTCTGTTCTACGTCTTATTGTTATGTAGATTCAGGTTCTGAGCTTCTAGTTTATGCATAGATTGATTTGTGATATTCAGTTCAACAACATTAGTGCTCAGTCCTCATTCTTCGATGAAGAGTTACATAATTATGTTTCTTTACTTTAAGTTCTAGTTTCTAGCTGAGGCATGTGCCAACACTTCTAGTTAGTTTAGAgtcttatttcagacattgttAGGTTCAGCTGTAGAGTTAGACTTTGACTTTTTAGTTGTTTTATAAACTCTCAATTTTAAACTATTCAGCTAGTacatgggtattccccatcatttaacattatttatatgatttagttGTCGCACATTATTTATTGAATCAGTTTTCTTTAGTATGTTCATGATATACCACCTGGTTTAGCTTTGGTCACTCATGATCCTAGGTCCCGTGTGTGCGTAGGGGGGTAGCTTCGGGGCTTGAAAACCTCCTCGTGTTTTTCTCGCTGTATGTTTATCTTTCCGCTAGTGTAATTTCATATTTGAGGGAGTTTTAAAGTTCAGTTGAGGTGAGTACATTTTCTGTGGCATTTCATACTATGTATCTTATTCTTGTTGCTTTGGGATAGGACCAAGAATCAATATAATGTATTTCTAAGTCTATAATGTAGTTACTCCTTGACTTGGAATTTCAAAGGAATACAACTCCCATTTAACATTATTGCTTGTGttttatttctcatattttCCATTATAACTAGAGAATgatttatatagttattttgGTCAACATATTTCAGAGTTTGATGTTTTCCATAATTATACgagataaaaatttattaagttatatttttgtatcattTGAATGTGAGTTTAATCTTATGAAATGCTTAGGTGCACCTATCctattaaataaatgaataattcttatttatattcCTATCATGGCCTATGAATTTAGGTCGTGACGACAACTTTAGACATTGATAGTCAAACTTTAAAGACATGGTTTATGTTTGGTGTTGACAAATCAAattatctctctctctttatatatatatatatatatatatatatataaagtaaggTCGCAACTTGGTTCCCTTTTTACTCTTTTAACTAATTATTCTAATGATAACTAGATATGAGTGCCCGTGCATGTTCGGGCTATATGAGATCTGTTTTCACTAATTAGATTTTTGCATCCAAAGAACATGGAATAGAAACTTTCAGCATGGgaagaattaattaataaatcatcTCATCTTAAAATCTCGCAAttagaatataaaattatagtcTCCTTTAAAAGAACAGAGAATTTTATAGGGGTATTAATGGATTTTTCTAACATGTAGAATTTCATTAATAAAGAGTTTGGACATACCACCCTTTCAATGTGTTGATTTTTAGTGTGAAGTGTAATCTTAGAGGCGTATGcacacttattttaaaataaagattatCATACATTGTTTATGCACAACTCTACCCATTGTTggaaactaaagaaaaatgaCAACATTTTTGTATATCAAAACGAAGGTACACACATTAGTATTATCAATGTGctacaatttatttttagaaatctTATTGAACTTTGAATATGCACTAATAGATTATTCGTGTACAAGTTCTTCATACGATAATCACGAAGAATAAAATACAATGTGTTGCGGAAGCCGAATATATAGAGAATGATTGAATCACAACTACTATATCTAAAGGTagctaataaatagtaaatgagataaaaacaaaaagaacacCATAAATAAACGAGGTTTGACAagcttttgttttcttttgtttactCCTCGAACACAACcaaccaatatttatttcactccaaaagtgtacaagtgaaatactacaagatagaaagaagaacaaatgcCTTAGAATATGAGAAGGCAAGTTAGAGGTGTGTTGCAAATGAATTAGgagctacctatttataggagtgaattcttcctattgatgtcatccatgacatcacaatatgtcaaattttCGACATTTACCTTGTGAAATCAATTTATGGTTCATCtaaatttcaccaaaaaaagGTGCTATCTTGACTCTTCTACCAATGAAGAATTATCCTCCTAACTACCATATCTtctcattaattcatttttgaatcttgtcaaatttaacaaatctccaccttggcAAGATTCTCCATTTTAAACATTCTCTCaacaaaattttttattgtGTCTTCAACCCTAATCTTCAATGTTCAACAATATTGATCAAGTTCAAACAATGTGGAAACTTGACCGCAGTCACCACTTTTGTCAACATATCGGCAAGATTATCCGTATTATGAATTTTCTCCATTATGACTCAAAAATCTTGTAATATTTCTCGTATAAAATGATATCGGATGTCAATGTGCTTCGTCCTTGAATGATAAACTTGGTTCTTTGCTAATTGAAAAGCACTCTGACTATcaaaaaatattgtgatttCTTCTTGTCCAATACCAAGCTCTCTAAGCAATCCTTGAAGTCAAATTGCTTCATTCGCAGCCTCTGTAATTACCATGTACTCTTCCTCAGTGGTAGATAAAGCAACTGTTGACTGCAAAGTAGACTTCCAACTGACTGGTGCATTTGCAATAGTGAAAACATAACCAGTAGTTGATCTTCGTTTGTCCAAATTACCTGCATAATCTGAGTCACAATATCCAACAAGATATTGACTATCTTTCTGCTCGAAAACCAAACTAACATCTACAGTATTATGAATATACTGTATAATCCATTTTACAGCCTGCCAATGATCCTTTCCAGGATTGTGCATGTACCTGCTTACAAGTCAAAAAAACGTGTGAAATATCTGGCCTTGTGCAAACTATTGCATACATCAAGCTGCCAATAGCATTAGCGTATTGTACTGTTGACATATATTCTCATTCAGCTTCATTAGTAGGTGACATAGGATCACAAAGCTTAAAATGAGGAGCAAGCAGAGTGCTAACCGACattgtttttttattcataCCGAATCGCTTTTGTACTCTTTTCAAATGTTCCTTTTAAGATAAATAGAATTTCTTTTAATGTCTATCTCTTTTATCTCCGTGCCAAGAATCTTCTTTGCCTCACCCAAATTCTTCATCTCAAACTCCTTTCTTAGTTGAATCTTTAGCTTCTCAATTTCCTCTTGACTCTTAgaagctatcaacatatcatcaacatattgGAGAAggtatataaatgaattatctTCAAGCTTGCGCAAATACACAATATGATGGTATTTGCTTCTTATGGACCTTTGCTGCAACGTAAACTTATCAAATCGTTTGTACCACTGTTTAGAAGATTGTTTCAATCCGTACAATGATTTTTCAAGTTTGCAcaccatattttattttccatcAACTTTGAATTCTTCTGGCTGAGTCATGTAGATTTCCTCTtccaagtctccatgtaaaaatgtaGTTTTTACATCCAACTGAATTAGTTCGAAATTTAACTGTGCTACCAAAGCCAACAAAACTCTAATGGAGGAGTGTTTCACATCTTGAGAAAATACCTCATTATATTCAATTCTCTCCTTTTGAGAATATCCTTTGGCCACCAATCTTGCTTTGTAGCGAACATCTTCTTGGTTAGGAAATCTTTCTTTCTTTGCAAATACCCATTTGCACCCAATTTCTTTCTTGCCCTCGGAAGATTGACCAATCTCCATGTATGATTCTGATGAAGGGACTTTATTTCTTCATCCATGGAAATCCTCCACTTATCTTCTTCTGAACTTTGGACTGTGTCTTTTTAAGTGGTAGGAATATCATCAGCTGCAATTGAGTCCGCACAAGCCACATATCTATGAGTCGAGCAGGTTTTCTTATTGTCATTTTTTACTTGCCGGTTGCTATTCATTAAAGTTATGGTTGAGGTTCTTGATATGGAACCTCCTC
Coding sequences within it:
- the LOC138338464 gene encoding secreted RxLR effector protein 161-like gives rise to the protein MSTVQYANAIGSLMYMHNPGKDHWQAVKWIIQYIHNTVDVSLVFEQKDSQYLVGYCDSDYAGNLDKRRSTTGYVFTIANAPVSWKSTLQSTVALSTTEEEYMVITEAANEAI